In Thamnophis elegans isolate rThaEle1 chromosome 4, rThaEle1.pri, whole genome shotgun sequence, the following proteins share a genomic window:
- the TCTE3 gene encoding tctex1 domain-containing protein 3 yields the protein MTYQVWDPDDDSTTDFTKNELLVFKTSFARPNYANTYRMEPYRKCESHVVRKRAEDILKQKLQDFKYIGINGAPTCSVISEDILAGVKDLGFDRYKYIVQVFLVEKTGQSIHIASRWVWDVARDTWVEAQYETENYVMVALVVASYFE from the exons ATGACATATCAGGTATGGGACCCTGATGATGACTCCACCACAGATTTTACAAAAAATGAGCTCTTGGTATTCAAGACTAGCTTTGCAAGACCGAACTACGCTAACACTTACAGGATGGAACCTTATAGAAAATGTGAGTCTCATGTAGTAAGGAAGAGAGCTGAAGATATTCTAAAG CAGAAACTTCAAGATTTCAAATATATTGGAATCAATGGTGCCCCCACTTGTTCAGTTATCTCCGAAGATATATTAGCAGGAGTCAAGGATCTGGGGTTTGATCGTTACAAGTATATAGTTCAGGTATTTCTTGTGGAAAAGACTGGTCAGTCAATACAT aTTGCCAGCAGATGGGTCTGGGATGTTGCAAGAGATACTTGGGTTGAAGCTCAATATGAAACTGAGAACTATGTTATGGTGGCTCTAGTAGTTGCTTCCTATTTTGAGTAA